Proteins encoded together in one Chitinophaga lutea window:
- a CDS encoding Glu/Leu/Phe/Val family dehydrogenase encodes MAKAKALTQEQHYNFFHSVEMSFDKAAQFTKWENGILEQIKACNAVYRIKFPVRVGDQIEVIEAYRVQHSHHKLPCKGGIRFSEEVNQDEVMALAALMTYKCAIVNVPFGGAKGGIKINPRNYSPFQLENITRRYTAELVKKNFIGPGIDVPAPDYGTGEREMSWILDTYMSLRPGEIDGYGCVTGKPVSQGGVRGRKEATGLGVFYGLRELCHVKEDMKRIGLEPGLEGKTVIVQGMGNVGYHAAKYFHEAGAKVICLIEWDGAIYNSKGLDPDAVLKYRNETGSIAGFPGSKNLKKNTDGLELECDILIPAALENVIHEENAPRIKAKIIGEAANGPLTPEADDILAKKGVIVVPDMFLNAGGVTVSYFEWLKNLSHVRYGRLGKRFDENMNIHILGQIEELTGKKVSEKERKFIAHGADEVDLVYSGLEETMITALHEVREKSLEHKKIKDMRTAAYVCAIDKVGAAYEQLGIFP; translated from the coding sequence ACTATAACTTTTTCCACAGTGTGGAAATGAGTTTCGACAAGGCTGCGCAATTCACCAAATGGGAAAACGGGATACTGGAGCAGATCAAAGCCTGTAACGCAGTGTACCGTATAAAATTCCCCGTACGGGTGGGAGACCAGATCGAGGTGATCGAGGCGTACCGGGTACAGCACTCCCATCACAAGTTGCCCTGTAAAGGCGGTATCCGCTTCAGTGAAGAAGTGAACCAGGACGAGGTGATGGCCCTGGCAGCCCTGATGACCTACAAATGCGCCATCGTAAACGTGCCTTTCGGCGGCGCCAAAGGCGGCATCAAGATCAATCCCCGCAACTACAGCCCCTTTCAGCTCGAAAATATTACCCGCCGTTACACGGCTGAGCTGGTGAAAAAGAACTTTATCGGTCCCGGCATCGACGTTCCTGCCCCCGACTATGGTACCGGCGAACGTGAAATGAGCTGGATCCTCGATACGTACATGAGCCTCCGGCCCGGTGAAATCGACGGTTACGGCTGCGTAACCGGCAAACCCGTATCCCAGGGCGGCGTACGCGGCCGCAAGGAAGCAACCGGCCTTGGCGTGTTTTACGGTCTGCGCGAGCTGTGCCATGTGAAGGAAGATATGAAACGCATCGGCCTGGAGCCCGGCCTGGAAGGCAAAACCGTGATCGTGCAGGGGATGGGCAACGTGGGCTACCACGCCGCCAAATACTTTCACGAAGCGGGTGCCAAGGTGATCTGCCTGATCGAGTGGGATGGCGCCATCTATAATTCCAAAGGCCTCGATCCGGACGCGGTGCTCAAATACCGCAACGAAACCGGCTCCATCGCAGGTTTCCCCGGTTCCAAAAACCTGAAGAAAAATACAGACGGCCTGGAACTGGAATGCGACATCCTCATTCCCGCCGCGCTCGAAAACGTGATTCACGAAGAGAACGCGCCCCGCATCAAAGCCAAGATCATCGGTGAAGCGGCCAACGGCCCGCTGACCCCGGAAGCAGACGACATCCTCGCTAAAAAAGGCGTGATCGTGGTGCCGGATATGTTCCTGAACGCGGGTGGTGTAACCGTATCGTACTTCGAATGGCTGAAAAACCTCAGCCACGTGCGTTATGGCCGCCTCGGCAAACGGTTCGACGAGAACATGAACATTCACATCCTCGGCCAGATCGAAGAACTGACCGGTAAAAAGGTATCCGAAAAAGAAAGGAAATTCATCGCACACGGCGCCGATGAGGTGGACCTGGTGTATTCCGGCCTGGAAGAAACCATGATCACCGCGCTGCACGAGGTGCGCGAAAAATCACTGGAACATAAAAAGATCAAGGATATGCGCACGGCGGCTTACGTTTGCGCCATCGACAAGGTGGGCGCCGCTTACGAGCAGCTGGGCATCTTCCCCTGA